A DNA window from Hemibagrus wyckioides isolate EC202008001 linkage group LG11, SWU_Hwy_1.0, whole genome shotgun sequence contains the following coding sequences:
- the LOC131361463 gene encoding odorant receptor 131-2-like has product MLVWLALSILNGTMTSTFFRHSFFYEDPRYILFIYMVINDAIQLTLVTGLYVVSYAFSKILVSACCPLIMIAVLTTRSTPLILAGMAIERYISICFPLHYSHMCTVPRTIWIIGVILILSITPPITDLFITLTKEPVSFFGSFIFCDHSMLFRDHSIYYKNCAFDSVYFSFVFLALLYTYCKIMLTARAASTDLVSVKKARNTVLLHGVQLLLCMLAFVVPSMQAPLIQLFPQYGLEIRYINFLLVYIIPRFLSPMIYGVRDEKFRKYWIRYLLYRVNRVKANEHLPQKPR; this is encoded by the exons ATGCTAGTGTGGCTGGCCCTTAGTATCCTCAATGGTACCATGACATCCACTTTCTTCAGACACAGCTTTTTCTATGAGGACCCACGCtacatattgtttatttatatggtCATTAATGATGCAATCCAGTTAACGCTTGTAACAGGTCTGTATGTG GTGAGTTATGCTTTCTCCAAGATCTTGGTGTCTGCCTGTTGCCCACTCATCATGATAGCTGTTCTAACAACACGCTCTACACCACTCATACTTGCCGGGATGGCCATTGAGCGCTACATTTCCATTTGCTTTCCTCTCCATTACAGCCATATGTGCACAGTGCCACGTACCATCTGGATCATTGGGGTTATCCTTATTCTAAGCATCACACCCCCCATAACAGACCTCTTTATAACTCTTACCAAAGAGCCTGTGTCCTTTTTTGGAAGCTTTATCTTCTGTGACCACTCAATGCTCTTCCGTGACCACTCCATCTACTACAAGAATTGTGCTTTCGACAGTGTCTATTTTTCCTTTGTCTTTTTGGCCTTGCtctacacatactgtaaaatCATGTTGACAGCACGAGCAGCCTCCACTGACCTGGTGTCTGTGAAAAAGGCACGGAACACAGTACTGCTCCATGGTGTGCAGCTGTTGCTCTGCATGCTGGCTTTTGTGGTACCATCCATGCAGGCTCCTCTAATCCAATTGTTTCCACAATATGGTCTGGAGATACGCTACATCAACTTTCTGCTGGTCTACATCATCCCACGGTTCTTGAGCCCTATGATCTATGGGGTCAGAGATGAGAAATTTAGAAAATACTGGATTAGGTACCTTCTCTATAGGGTTAACAGGGTGAAAGCTAATGAACACTTGCCTCAAAAACCAAGGTGA
- the LOC131361465 gene encoding odorant receptor 131-2-like — MNSTGSLVRETFSNAFAKNFILIGVWLSLSYINISVVATFFSNQIFYEDPRYILFIHMVINDAVQLTVTVILFVASYIYHTINVSVCCFFVLVAVFTTSNTPVNLAGMAIERYIAICEPLRHTQICTAQRTYIFIGCIWFITIVPDITDLFIALSIEPISFFLSSVMCIRENVFKDPVFLYKRQAFDALYFSLVFLTLVYTYLKVLVAARAISTDNTSAQKARNTILLHGVQLLLCLLSYISPSVEVFLDIIFPGRVLEIRYATYLIVYIMPRFLGPIIYGVRDQKFCKYLKRYFIFVQCKSSRRVDRKEEEN; from the coding sequence ATGAACTCGACTGGATCTCTAGTACGAGAAACATTCAGCAATGCATTTGCAaagaatttcattttaattggaGTGTGGCTTAGCTTGAGCTACATCAATATTAGTGTGGTGGCAACCTTCTTTAGTAACCAGATCTTTTATGAGGATCCACGATATATTCTCTTCATTCACATGGTCATCAACGATGCAGTGCAACTGACTGTCACAGTAATTCTGTTCGTAGCCAGCTACATTTACCACACCATCAATGTATCtgtctgctgtttttttgttcttgtggCTGTCTTTACCACAAGcaacacacctgtaaacctGGCTGGAATGGCTATTGAGCGCTACATTGCCATTTGTGAACCACTACGGCATACCCAGATATGCACTGCACAGCGCACCTATATATTCATTGGCTGTATCTGGTTCATCACCATAGTACCTGATATTACTGACCTCTTCATAGCTCTGTCTATAGAACCCATTAGCTTCTTCCTTAGTTCTGTGATGTGTATACGCGAGAATGTCTTCAAAGACCCAGTGTTTCTGTACAAGAGGCAAGCCTTTGATGCATTGTATTTCTCATTAGTCTTCCTCACACTAGTCTATACTTACCTGAAGGTTCTGGTTGCAGCTCGGGCCATCTCTACTGATAACACATCAGCCCAGAAGGCAAGAAACACTATTTTGCTTCATGGAGTTCAACTTCTCTTGTGTTTGCTGTCCTATATTTCTCCCAGTGTTGAAGTCTTCCTAGACATTATCTTCCCTGGACGTGTTCTGGAGATCCGCTATGCCACCTATCTCATTGTTTACATCATGCCACGTTTTCTAGGTCCAATCATATATGGAGTCCGAGATCAAAAGTTCTGCAAGTACCTGAAGAGGTACTTTATATTTGTTCAGTGCAAATCCAGCAGAAGAGTagacagaaaagaagaagagaattaa
- the LOC131361466 gene encoding odorant receptor 131-2-like, whose translation MTLYFSINYINGTIVHTFVRHEIFNENPRYILFIHMVVNDMIQLTIAVMLHLILYIFYMINVSFCCFLLMIAIFTTLNTPLNLAGMAIERYIAICNPLYHSHICTVRRAYILISLIWFLGSISILPDLFILLATEPSEFFYSPVICTRDSVFRHPYLVEKKNISHLVYLSFVWLTLVYTYFRIMFAAKAAGSQAKKARNTIILHGLQLVLCMFTYIGPPLESFFTVLFPMVTSELKYINFLFVHVLPRFLSPVIYGWRDQMLSSYLKMDLLCYKKKRNQIITQSS comes from the coding sequence ATGACTTTATATTTCTCAATCAACTACATTAATGGTACAATTGTCCACACTTTTGTCAGACATGAGATCTTTAATGAGAATCCTCGCTATATCCTCTTCATCCATATGGTTGTGAATGACATGATCCAGCTGACAATTGCTGTGATGCTTCAccttattttatacattttttatatgatTAATGTCTCTTTCTGTTGTTTCCTTTTAATGATTGCGATATTCACCACCCTCAACACTCCACTAAATCTTGCTGGAATGGCCATAGAACGTTATATAGCAATTTGTAACCCATTATATCACAGTCACATCTGTACTGTGCGAAGGGCATATATCTTGATCAGCCTTATCTGGTTCCTGGGTTCAATTTCCATTTTGCCAGATCTGTTCATCCTTCTAGCCACTGAGCCTTCAGAATTCTTTTATTCTCCAGTCATCTGCACTCGAGACTCTGTGTTCCGGCACCCATAtttggtggaaaaaaagaacatcTCACATCTGGTCTACCTTTCATTTGTCTGGCTTACTTTGGTGTATACGTACTTCAGGATCATGTTTGCTGCCAAAGCTGCTGGCTCACAGGCCAAGAAAGCTCGCAACACTATAATCTTACATGGGTTGCAACTTGTGCTGTGTATGTTCACGTACATTGGTCCACCACTTGAAAGCTTCTTCACTGTTCTTTTTCCTATGGTTACAtctgaattaaaatatataaattttctATTTGTTCATGTTTTGCCCAGATTTTTAAGTCCTGTTATATATGGTTGGAGAGACCAGATGTTGTCATCATATCTGAAAATGGATTTGTTGTGctataagaagaaaagaaatcaaataataaCACAATCTTCCTAA
- the LOC131361468 gene encoding odorant receptor 131-2-like, producing MNSSMNGESSQESFEEVFSKIFVSLLLGVIIIFINGSFVFTFLKSSVFYNNPRYILYIHLVINDMIMVGVSVALLVMAYTWRNVSISSCCVLVIIASATQKNTPLNLAAMAIERYIAICKPLHHSQICTVHRTFILIIFIWGVGLIPPLTDLVISAILFPLFIFNTVTVCSSSFLYSTVYHNQRKQATQAIYTSFVWIVLVYTYCRVMIAARKMSSDKESTKKAKSTILLHGVQQLLCMLSFTTPVLDFVFGRVMPTQWRKISFYAYLITNVVPRLLSPLIYGIRDQTFLKHFNRNFSCKVFIVKVETEKNTIKK from the coding sequence ATGAACTCCTCCATGAATGGAGAAAGTAGTCAGGAAAGCTTTGAAGAAGTTTTCAGCAAAATATTTGTAAGTCTACTTCTTGGggtcatcatcatttttatcaATGGATCATTTGTTTTCACATTCTTGAAAAGCTCAGTTTTTTATAACAATCCaagatacattttatatatacatttggtTATCAATGACATGATTATGGTTGGTGTCTCTGTGGCTCTGCTTGTAATGGCATATACATGGAGGAATGTAAGCATTTCTTCTTGTTGTGTCTTAGTAATCATAGCGTCAGCCACTCAGAAGAACACACCATTAAACTTGGCAGCTATGGCAATTGAGCGTTACATTGCCATCTGTAAACCTTTGCATCATTCTCAGATCTGTACAGTGCACAGAACATTCattcttattattttcataTGGGGAGTTGGACTTATTCCTCCCCTGACAGACCTGGTTATTTCTGCTATCCTTTTtcctttgttcatttttaacaCTGTAACAGTCTGTTCTTCATCATTTTTGTACAGCACTGTTTACCACAATCAAAGGAAGCAAGCTACACAAGCAATTTACACATCCTTTGTGTGGATAGTTCTTGTGTACACTTATTGTAGGGTGATGATTGCAGCCAGAAAGATGTCAAGTGACAAAGAATCTACTAAAAAAGCCAAGAGCACAATCCTATTGCATGGAGTACAGCAATTGCTTTGCATGTTGTCCTTTACCACTCCTGTTCTAGACTTTGTTTTTGGTCGTGTTATGCCTACTCAATGGAGAAAAATCAGTTTTTATGCTTACTTGATAACAAACGTTGTACCACGCCTACTCAGCCCGCTAATTTATGGTATTCGAGATCAGACATTTCTAAAACACTTTAATAGAAATTTCTCATGCAAAGTATTCATTGTAAAAgtagagacagaaaaaaacacaatcaaGAAATAA
- the LOC131361470 gene encoding odorant receptor 131-2-like yields the protein MNSTGTLLRDTFSNAFAKNFILVGVWLSLSYINGSVVANFFSNQIFYEDPRYILFIHMVINDAVQLTVTVALFIVSYIYYSINVSVCCFFILVAVFTTRNTPVNLAGMAIERYIAICEPLRHAQICTVQRTYLFIGFIWFICVVPDITDLFITLATEPISFFHSSVMCLRQNVFKDPVLLYKRQAFDAIYFSLVFLTLVYTYLKVLFAARAISTEKTSAQKARNTILLHGAQLLLCMLSYISPSVEVFLNIIFPGYVLEIRYANYLIVYILPRFLGPIIYGVRDQKFCNYLKRYFIIVQCKSSPGVDSQVEHD from the coding sequence ATGAACTCAACTGGAACTTTGCTACGAGACACATTCAGCAATGCATTTGCAAAGAATTTCATTTTGGTGGGAGTGTGGCTTAGCTTGAGTTACATTAATGGTAGTGTGGTGGCAAACTTCTTCAGTAACCAGATATTTTATGAGGACCCACGCTATATTCTTTTCATACACATGGTCATAAACGATGCAGTGCAGCTGACCGTCACAGTGGCTCTTTTCATAGTGAGTTACATTTACTATTCCATCAATGTATCTgtctgctgtttttttattcttgtggCTGTCTTTACCACACGCAACACACCTGTGAACCTGGCTGGAATGGCTATTGAGCGCTACATTGCCATTTGTGAACCACTACGACATGCCCAGATCTGCACTGTACAGCGCACGTATCTCTTCATTGGCTTTATCTGGTTCATTTGTGTAGTACCTGATATCACTGACCTCTTCATAACTTTGGCCACAGAACCTATCAGCTTCTTCCATAGTTCTGTGATGTGTCTGCGCCAGAATGTCTTCAAAGACCCAGTGCTTCTGTACAAAAGGCAAGCTTTTGATGCAATCTACTTCTCTTTAGTCTTCCTTACACTAGTCTATACATACTTGAAGGTTCTTTTTGCAGCTCGGGCCATCTCTACAGAGAAAACATCAGCCCAGAAGGCAAGAAACACTATTTTGCTTCATGGAGCTCAACTTCTGTTATGCATGCTTTCTTATATTTCTCCCAGTGTTGAGGTCTTCCTAAACATCATCTTCCCTGGATATGTCCTAGAGATCCGTTATGCCAACTATCTCATTGTGTACATACTTCCACGTTTTCTAGGCCCAATCATATATGGCGTGCGAGATCAGAAGTTCTGCAATTACCTGAAGAGGTACTTTATAATTGTTCAGTGCAAATCAAGCCCAGGAGTAGACAGCCAAGTGGAGCATGATTAA